From Oxobacter pfennigii, a single genomic window includes:
- a CDS encoding DUF2284 domain-containing protein: MLIEKIINMVDECGFDEHMEIETKDIIFTDDVIGQCLKCPNSGKNYACPPFSGDLEANKSRVLKYSNAMIVNKIMAMPDTREGWENQMKESRARISRLRKELKELPVEVRTGGGCDLCPKCAVLTNEPCRHPEQIRYSMEGSGMDICAMALKLGMTYNAGERGLGYFYMILY; encoded by the coding sequence ATGTTGATAGAGAAAATTATAAATATGGTAGATGAATGCGGCTTTGACGAACATATGGAAATCGAAACAAAAGATATCATTTTTACCGATGATGTAATCGGACAGTGCCTCAAATGCCCTAATTCCGGAAAAAACTATGCCTGTCCGCCTTTTTCAGGTGACTTGGAGGCAAATAAATCCCGGGTTTTGAAGTACAGCAATGCAATGATAGTGAACAAGATAATGGCAATGCCGGACACCAGGGAAGGCTGGGAGAATCAGATGAAGGAGAGCAGGGCACGAATCAGCCGGCTCCGGAAGGAACTGAAGGAATTGCCCGTAGAAGTGCGGACAGGCGGAGGATGTGATTTATGTCCGAAATGCGCCGTATTAACAAATGAGCCTTGCCGGCATCCCGAGCAAATAAGGTATTCAATGGAAGGCAGCGGCATGGATATCTGCGCTATGGCCTTAAAATTAGGAATGACATATAATGCCGGCGAAAGAGGGCTGGGATATTTCTATATGATACTGTATTAA